One genomic window of Candidatus Trichorickettsia mobilis includes the following:
- a CDS encoding cytochrome c1 yields MLNKLLCRIILVFLVPYVAYASEGGAPLKQMSWPFDGVFGKVDRQAAQRGFQVYKEVCGACHGLYNLSYRNLQDIGFSNAEIKEIAKNYTVKDGPNDQGEMFERPGAPSDKFVRPYPNEQAARAANNSAYPPDLSLIIKARADGPNYIYSLLTGYVEPPANFKLTPGLYFNPYFANSQIAMPSPLTDGQVTYTDGTTASVDQMVRDVTIFLQWAAEPEMEHRKSMGLKVMLFLVVFTIVFYISKSRIWSRI; encoded by the coding sequence ATGTTAAATAAGTTATTGTGCCGAATCATATTAGTGTTTTTAGTGCCTTACGTAGCATACGCCTCTGAGGGAGGAGCTCCTTTGAAACAGATGAGCTGGCCATTTGACGGTGTTTTCGGTAAGGTTGATAGGCAGGCTGCACAAAGAGGGTTCCAGGTATATAAGGAAGTATGTGGTGCTTGTCATGGTTTATATAATTTATCATACAGAAACTTACAAGATATAGGTTTCTCAAATGCCGAAATTAAAGAAATTGCAAAAAATTATACTGTGAAAGATGGGCCTAATGATCAAGGAGAAATGTTTGAACGCCCAGGTGCACCTTCTGATAAGTTTGTACGTCCTTACCCAAATGAACAAGCGGCAAGAGCAGCAAATAACAGTGCTTATCCTCCAGATTTATCTTTAATAATCAAAGCAAGGGCGGATGGGCCAAATTATATTTATTCTTTATTAACAGGATATGTTGAACCGCCGGCAAATTTTAAATTAACACCAGGATTATATTTTAATCCATATTTTGCTAATTCTCAAATAGCAATGCCCTCACCACTGACAGATGGTCAAGTAACTTATACAGATGGAACAACCGCTTCTGTTGATCAGATGGTTAGAGATGTGACCATATTTTTACAATGGGCAGCAGAACCTGAAATGGAACATCGTAAATCAATGGGGTTGAAAGTAATGCTTTTTCTTGTGGTGTTTACTATAGTTTTCTACATTTCTAAAAGCAGAATCTGGTCTAGAATATAA